A window of Oncorhynchus keta strain PuntledgeMale-10-30-2019 chromosome 27, Oket_V2, whole genome shotgun sequence contains these coding sequences:
- the LOC118359535 gene encoding cytochrome c oxidase subunit 4 isoform 2, mitochondrial-like, translated as MLHLTAGRVGGLFSRRAVAGLTNSGARMSSHHEVSDQVDMSQPMYWDRLDTPLPDRAWIDVLDSKDKSLKQKEKGPWTALSKEEKIALYRLKFNHTYPEMKKPSHEWKTVIGGMFIFFGITGLVVFWQGHYVYPPQPHTFGEEWQAKQIQRMLDMRVNPIEGFSAKWDYKNKQWK; from the exons ATGCTTCACCTGACAGCAGGACGAGTCGGGGGCTTGTTTTCCAGGCGCGCGGTGGCGGGACTGACCAACAGTGGTGCGAGGATGTCAAGCCACCACG AGGTATCTGACCAGGTGGACATGTCCCAGCCAATGTACTGGGATCGTCTGGACACCCCTCTGCCAGACAGAGCATGGATTGATGTCCTTGATTCTAAGGATAAGAGCCTGAAACAGAAGGAGAAGGGGCCATGGACTGCACTGTCCAAGGAGGAAAAAATTGCCT TGTACAGGCTGAAGTTCAACCACACCTACCCTGAGATGAAGAAGCCGTCCCATGAGTGGAAGACCGTGATTGGTGGGATGTTCATCTTCTTTGGCATCACTGGTCTGGTGGTGTTTTGGCAGGGCCACTATG TGTACCCACCTCAACCTCACACTTTTGGTGAGGAGTGGCAGGCTAAGCAGATCCAGAGGATGCTGGACATGCGGGTCAACCCAATTGAGGGCTTTTCTGCCAAGTGGGACTACAAGAACAAACAATGGAAGTAA